The genomic segment CTGGGGCTTGACGCCATGTGGCAGTTGATCGGCTTTTACCTGACCTGGCTGCAACTGCCCGGTCGCGGCCGCGCGCTGGGGGCGGGCGAGGTCAAGTTCACCGGCGAGGTAGGCCCCGGCGTGCAGCGGCTGAGCTACGACATCGACATCAAGCGCGTCATCCGGCGCAAATTGGTGATGGCCATTGGCGATGCCCGCCTGCTGGCCGATGGCAAGGAAATCTATCTGGCCAGCGACCTGCGTGTGGGCCTGTTCAAACATGGGTCAGACGGCGCAGCACAAGGAGCCGCAGCATGAAACGTGTGGTGATCACCGGCACGGGCATCGTCTCGTGCATAGGCAACGACATGGCCACGGTCACGCAGTCGCTGCGTGCTGGCCGCTCGGGCATCCGCGCCATGCCCCAGTTCAGCGAGTTGGGCATGCGCAGCCAGGTGGCGGGCGTGCCGCAGATCGACCTGGAAGCGCAGATCGACCGCAAGCAACTGCGCTTCATGGGCGATGCAGCGGCCTACGCGCATATTGCGCTGGCCCGCGCGGTGGCCGAATCGGGCCTGGCCCCCGGGCAGGTGTCGCACCCGCGCACCGGCCTGATCATGGGCTCGGGCGGCGGCTCGCCGGCCAACCAGATCGAGGCCGCCGACATCCTGCGCAGCAAGGGCATCCGCCGCGTCGGGCCGTACCAGGTCACGCGCTGCATGGGCTCGACGGTGTCGGCCTGCCTGTCGACCCACTTCGGCATCAAGGGCATCAACTACTCCATCACCTCGGCCTGCAGCACCTCGGCGCATTGCATAGGCGCGGCGGCCCAGCAGATTGCCTGGGGCATGCAGGACGTGATGTTTGCCGGCGGCGGCGAGGAAGTCACCTGGGGCATGGGCCTGCTGTTCGACGCCATGGGCGCGATGTCCAGCGCCTACAACGCCACGCCCGAGAAGGCATCGCGCGCCTACGACGCCCGGCGCGACGGCTTCGTGCTCTCGGGCGGCGGCGGCGCCGTGGTGCTCGAAAGCCTGGAGCATGCCCAGGCGCGCGGCGCCACCATCCTGGGCGAGTTGATCGGCTTTGGCGCCACCTCCGACGGCGCCGACATGGTGGCCCCATCGGGCGACGGCGCCGTGGCCTGCATGCGCCAGGCCATCGCCACGGTCCAAGAGCCGATCGACTACATCAACACCCACGGCACCTCCACCCCCGTCGGCGATGTGCCCGAGTTGCGCGCCATCCGCACCGTGTTTGGCGCGGCGATACCGCCGTTTTCGTCAACCAAGTCGCTGACCGGCCACTCGCTCGGAGCCACCGGCGTGCAAGAGGCCATCTACTGCCTGCTGATGCTGCGCCAGGGCTTCATCGCCGGATCGGCCAACATCGAAACGCTGGAACCCGAAGCCGAGGGCATGCCCCTGGTGCGCGCCACGCGCGACGCGCCGATCCGCACGGCGCTGTCCAACAGCTTCGGTTTTGGCGGCACCAACGCCAGCCTGGTGCTGCGCCGCTGGGAACCCGCCGCGCCGCACGGCGCGTAGGCAGGGCTTGCATGAATACACCGTGCGCTGGAACCTTGCTGTATCGCCGGATGTCGATCAGGCCGTGCAGTGGGCGCGTGGGACGCATGGGTGTTGATTTCGTCGAGCGGCCCCACCTTGCGTCATCTATTGCGCTTGACACGGGCCCCGCTTCGGGCCGGTGACATCGGTGGCACAGCTTGACGAACTGCGGCGCGTGAGT from the Verminephrobacter eiseniae EF01-2 genome contains:
- the fabA gene encoding 3-hydroxyacyl-[acyl-carrier-protein] dehydratase FabA: MADSFSYEQLIASGEGRLFGADSGRLPLPPMLMFDRITHIDSDGGAHGLGKIRAELDLRPDLWFFACHFQGDPVMPGCLGLDAMWQLIGFYLTWLQLPGRGRALGAGEVKFTGEVGPGVQRLSYDIDIKRVIRRKLVMAIGDARLLADGKEIYLASDLRVGLFKHGSDGAAQGAAA
- the fabB gene encoding beta-ketoacyl-ACP synthase I, with translation MKRVVITGTGIVSCIGNDMATVTQSLRAGRSGIRAMPQFSELGMRSQVAGVPQIDLEAQIDRKQLRFMGDAAAYAHIALARAVAESGLAPGQVSHPRTGLIMGSGGGSPANQIEAADILRSKGIRRVGPYQVTRCMGSTVSACLSTHFGIKGINYSITSACSTSAHCIGAAAQQIAWGMQDVMFAGGGEEVTWGMGLLFDAMGAMSSAYNATPEKASRAYDARRDGFVLSGGGGAVVLESLEHAQARGATILGELIGFGATSDGADMVAPSGDGAVACMRQAIATVQEPIDYINTHGTSTPVGDVPELRAIRTVFGAAIPPFSSTKSLTGHSLGATGVQEAIYCLLMLRQGFIAGSANIETLEPEAEGMPLVRATRDAPIRTALSNSFGFGGTNASLVLRRWEPAAPHGA